One genomic window of Luteitalea pratensis includes the following:
- a CDS encoding TldD/PmbA family protein, with amino-acid sequence MAQNRREFLKVAGAAGAAWSLSDAWLAPVSAQSPKGRTGPWRTWGTDALKQARGLGCTYADIRFGRKRSQALNVRNGQLTSAGGFSFGGFGAVPGGGISDTFGFGVRVVHSGVWGFASSPIVSADEIGRIVQEATAIAKASAMAKRFDVKLAPVPAYDEFYETPHERDPFEVPLEEKLAVLTDATDAIQKNKQILFATAQVSFSQDWKFLVTSEGSFIEQSLYYCSCGTSATARSKGQVKTRIYTPGASTAGYEFLVKADLKGNAERVAAEAVEHSLAAPVQTGLKDLVLKPSHIALTMHEIIAHPTELDRIVGYEANYAGTSFVKLSDLGKLKYGSPLLNIYADRTHVGGCGTVGFDDDGVKSQRWPIIQEGRLVGLQTNRETAHYMGETESRGCTFANHWRNYPFLRMPNIQMEPGKPGSPSIEQMIGDVKDGVLVEGSGSFSIDQQRYNGQFGGNAFWEIKNGKVTRMVTDFTYNAITTDFWANLDAVGPPESWEHHGMDGDAKGQPVQSNYPSHGSSPCLIRKVMVGAAFS; translated from the coding sequence ATGGCCCAGAACCGACGAGAGTTCCTGAAGGTAGCCGGCGCAGCCGGCGCGGCGTGGTCGCTGTCGGACGCATGGCTGGCACCGGTCTCCGCCCAATCGCCGAAGGGCCGCACCGGTCCGTGGCGCACGTGGGGCACCGACGCGCTCAAGCAGGCCCGAGGCCTCGGCTGCACATACGCCGATATCCGCTTTGGCCGGAAGCGATCACAAGCCTTGAACGTCCGGAACGGCCAACTGACGAGCGCCGGCGGTTTCAGCTTCGGGGGCTTCGGTGCCGTGCCCGGCGGCGGGATCTCGGACACCTTCGGCTTCGGCGTGCGCGTCGTCCACTCCGGCGTGTGGGGCTTCGCGAGCAGTCCGATCGTCTCGGCCGACGAGATCGGCCGCATCGTCCAGGAGGCCACCGCCATCGCGAAGGCGAGCGCGATGGCCAAGCGCTTCGACGTCAAGCTCGCGCCAGTGCCCGCGTACGACGAGTTCTACGAAACGCCGCACGAACGCGATCCCTTCGAGGTACCGCTCGAGGAGAAGCTTGCGGTGCTCACGGACGCGACCGACGCCATCCAGAAGAACAAACAGATCCTGTTTGCCACCGCGCAGGTGAGCTTCTCGCAGGACTGGAAGTTCCTCGTGACGTCGGAAGGGTCCTTCATCGAGCAGAGTCTCTACTACTGCTCGTGCGGCACCTCCGCGACGGCGCGCTCGAAGGGCCAGGTGAAGACCCGGATCTACACACCTGGAGCGTCGACGGCCGGTTACGAGTTCCTGGTGAAGGCCGACCTCAAGGGCAATGCCGAGCGCGTCGCCGCCGAGGCGGTCGAGCACAGCCTCGCAGCGCCGGTGCAGACCGGGTTGAAGGACCTGGTGCTCAAGCCGTCGCATATCGCCCTGACGATGCACGAGATCATCGCGCACCCCACCGAACTCGATCGCATCGTCGGCTATGAAGCCAACTACGCGGGCACGAGCTTCGTGAAGCTCTCGGACCTGGGGAAGTTGAAGTACGGCAGCCCGCTCCTCAACATTTATGCGGACCGCACCCACGTCGGCGGCTGCGGCACGGTGGGCTTCGACGACGATGGCGTCAAGTCGCAGCGTTGGCCAATCATCCAGGAAGGGCGCCTCGTCGGTTTGCAGACCAACCGCGAGACCGCGCACTACATGGGCGAGACCGAGAGCCGCGGCTGCACCTTCGCCAATCACTGGCGCAACTACCCGTTCCTGCGGATGCCCAACATCCAGATGGAGCCGGGCAAGCCCGGGTCCCCGAGCATCGAACAGATGATCGGCGACGTGAAGGACGGCGTGCTCGTCGAGGGGTCGGGCAGTTTCAGCATCGACCAGCAGCGCTACAACGGCCAGTTCGGCGGCAACGCCTTCTGGGAGATCAAGAACGGCAAGGTCACGCGGATGGTGACCGACTTCACCTACAACGCGATCACGACGGACTTCTGGGCCAATCTCGACGCCGTCGGACCACCCGAGAGCTGGGAGCACCACGGCATGGACGGCGACGCCAAGGGGCAGCCCGTCCAGTCCAACTATCCGTCGCACGGCTCTTCTCCATGCCTGATCCGCAAGGTGATGGTCGGGGCGGCTTTTTCGTAG
- a CDS encoding TldD/PmbA family protein, whose translation MSYSREEVKAITDKILNMAKADAVEVDFQGGERSATRYANSSITANLIEHDQQVSITVYYGQKSASTVTHQFDDASLKTAIEEAQILAKRKPDNPETMPLVKPPQNYVPVDAVIDRTVNFGPAERAAMVKKSLDICEKKGVVGAGYIPKLHWTTARANSEGLFSYFRYAEASFILTCRTPDGTGSGWAGQTGLKDVNLIDPVSITETAANKALKSQKPRAIEPGDYTVILEPRPAARFLSLLMTAMDARSAEEGRSFMSGAERGQTKVGQKLFGDNVTIKSVINHPVLRQSPIGEDGLAAQDVTWIEKGVVKNLYYSRYWAQKAGKAPTGTPPGLSMVMDGGTTSVEDMIKTTKRGLLVSFFWYMRPVEAMSILYTGMTRDGLFLIENGEITAPVQNFRWNETPVVGLNNISALGPPQPMHTGEAYDQPGTAMIPAMRIEDFTMTSVSPAV comes from the coding sequence ATGAGTTATTCGCGCGAAGAAGTGAAAGCGATCACCGACAAGATCCTGAACATGGCCAAGGCCGACGCGGTCGAGGTCGACTTCCAGGGCGGTGAGCGCTCGGCCACGCGGTACGCCAACTCCAGCATCACGGCGAACCTGATCGAACACGACCAGCAGGTCAGCATCACCGTGTACTACGGGCAGAAGAGCGCCAGCACGGTGACCCATCAGTTCGACGACGCCTCGCTCAAGACGGCGATCGAGGAAGCGCAGATCCTGGCGAAGCGGAAGCCGGACAACCCGGAGACGATGCCGCTCGTCAAGCCGCCGCAGAATTACGTCCCGGTGGACGCCGTGATCGACCGCACGGTCAACTTCGGCCCTGCCGAACGTGCGGCGATGGTGAAAAAGAGCCTCGACATCTGCGAGAAGAAGGGCGTAGTCGGGGCCGGCTACATCCCGAAGCTGCACTGGACCACCGCCAGAGCCAACAGCGAGGGACTGTTCTCGTACTTCCGCTACGCCGAAGCCAGCTTCATCCTCACTTGCCGTACGCCCGACGGCACCGGCTCCGGCTGGGCCGGGCAGACCGGCCTCAAGGACGTGAACCTGATCGACCCGGTATCGATCACCGAGACGGCCGCAAACAAGGCGCTCAAGTCGCAGAAACCGCGCGCCATCGAACCGGGCGACTACACGGTGATCCTCGAACCGCGTCCGGCCGCACGTTTTCTGTCGCTGCTGATGACGGCGATGGACGCGCGGTCGGCCGAGGAAGGCCGCAGCTTCATGAGCGGCGCGGAACGTGGCCAGACCAAGGTGGGGCAGAAGCTGTTCGGCGACAACGTCACCATCAAGAGCGTCATCAATCACCCGGTGCTGCGGCAGTCGCCAATCGGCGAGGACGGCTTGGCCGCGCAGGACGTGACCTGGATCGAGAAGGGTGTCGTCAAGAACCTGTACTACAGCCGGTACTGGGCGCAGAAGGCCGGCAAGGCCCCGACGGGCACGCCGCCGGGCCTGAGCATGGTCATGGACGGAGGCACGACCTCGGTGGAAGACATGATCAAGACCACCAAGCGCGGCCTGCTCGTGTCGTTCTTCTGGTACATGCGTCCGGTCGAGGCGATGTCGATCCTCTACACCGGGATGACGCGTGACGGGCTGTTCCTGATCGAGAACGGCGAGATCACCGCCCCGGTCCAGAACTTCCGGTGGAACGAGACGCCGGTAGTCGGCCTCAACAACATCAGCGCGCTCGGGCCGCCCCAGCCGATGCACACCGGCGAGGCGTACGACCAGCCGGGCACCGCGATGATCCCGGCGATGCGCATCGAAGACTTCACCATGACCTCCGTGTCCCCGGCGGTCTGA
- a CDS encoding TldD/PmbA family protein: protein MSTNRRDFIKTIGATSVALASSDLVASLVAQSPKGRVLESKFKGLSDVALGEAKRLGATHCDVRFTRNLSDSLTVRDRIVGGGGFGGGGGGGGGFGGGGGRNESAGFGVRVLHSGVWGFASSPNVTEDQVRLITRQAVEVARASAVAKRFDVKLTATPAYQVNWSTPIKVDPFTVSLDDKIAFLLGINEQLTKTKGIIRTQSSIAQDYEWKYFASSDGSYIEQESWRMAPSFTAIARANGKVKSRTYTVQARTGGYEVVTGGAMLENADRIAAEAVEHAMAPSVSPGLKDIVMTPSHSMLTIHEIIGHPTELDRILGYEANYAGTSFIKLTDVGKMKYGSPLFNVTADRTMPGGLCTAGYDDDGVKTQSWPIVREGMLVGLQTNRETAHFMGEKESRGCTFATSWRNYPFLRMANVHVEPGDDKAPSAEEIIADTKDGLLIEGRGSYSIDQQRYNGQFGGDVFWEIKNGKKVRMVADVTYNAITTDFYGNLDAISNKGSWEMHGTTGDAKGQPVQINHISHGAPWMRVRKVMVGAAYL, encoded by the coding sequence ATGAGCACGAATCGTCGAGACTTCATCAAGACCATCGGCGCGACCAGCGTCGCGCTCGCGTCCAGCGACCTCGTGGCGTCGCTCGTGGCCCAGTCGCCGAAGGGGCGCGTCCTCGAGTCGAAGTTCAAGGGCCTCTCGGACGTCGCACTCGGGGAGGCGAAGCGCCTCGGGGCCACCCACTGCGACGTGCGGTTCACCCGCAACCTCAGTGACTCCCTCACGGTGCGCGACCGCATCGTCGGCGGCGGCGGCTTCGGTGGCGGTGGGGGAGGCGGCGGTGGCTTCGGCGGTGGCGGCGGCCGCAACGAGAGCGCTGGCTTTGGCGTCCGCGTCCTGCACAGCGGCGTGTGGGGCTTTGCCAGCAGTCCGAACGTGACCGAAGACCAGGTGCGGCTCATCACACGGCAAGCCGTGGAGGTCGCGCGTGCGAGCGCCGTCGCCAAACGGTTCGACGTCAAGCTCACGGCAACACCTGCATATCAGGTCAACTGGTCAACGCCGATCAAGGTGGATCCGTTCACGGTCTCGCTCGACGACAAGATCGCGTTCCTGCTCGGGATCAACGAGCAGTTGACGAAGACCAAGGGCATCATCCGCACGCAGTCGTCGATTGCCCAGGACTACGAGTGGAAGTACTTCGCCTCGAGCGACGGCTCGTACATCGAGCAGGAGTCCTGGCGGATGGCGCCGAGCTTCACCGCGATCGCGCGTGCCAATGGCAAGGTCAAATCGCGCACCTACACCGTGCAGGCGCGGACCGGCGGATACGAGGTGGTCACCGGCGGCGCCATGCTGGAGAACGCGGACCGCATCGCCGCCGAAGCGGTGGAGCACGCGATGGCGCCCTCGGTGTCGCCGGGGCTGAAGGACATCGTGATGACGCCCTCGCACTCGATGCTGACCATCCACGAGATCATCGGACACCCGACCGAGCTCGATCGGATCCTCGGCTACGAGGCCAACTACGCCGGCACGAGCTTCATCAAGCTGACCGACGTGGGCAAGATGAAATACGGCAGCCCGCTGTTCAACGTCACCGCCGACCGCACCATGCCGGGCGGCCTCTGCACCGCCGGTTACGACGACGATGGTGTGAAGACGCAGTCGTGGCCGATCGTGCGGGAGGGGATGCTGGTCGGTCTGCAGACCAACCGCGAGACCGCGCACTTCATGGGCGAGAAGGAGAGCCGCGGCTGCACGTTTGCGACGTCATGGCGGAACTACCCGTTCCTGCGCATGGCCAACGTCCACGTCGAGCCCGGCGACGACAAGGCGCCCAGTGCCGAGGAGATCATTGCTGACACGAAGGATGGCCTTCTGATCGAAGGCCGCGGCAGCTACTCGATCGACCAGCAGCGCTACAACGGCCAGTTCGGCGGCGACGTCTTCTGGGAGATCAAGAACGGCAAGAAGGTGCGGATGGTGGCCGACGTGACCTACAACGCCATCACCACCGACTTCTACGGCAATCTCGACGCCATCTCGAACAAGGGATCGTGGGAGATGCACGGCACCACGGGTGATGCGAAGGGCCAGCCGGTACAGATCAACCACATCTCGCATGGCGCGCCATGGATGCGCGTACGAAAGGTGATGGTTGGCGCCGCGTATCTCTGA
- a CDS encoding TonB-dependent receptor, with protein sequence MTIGACLAMAMALVPTMTWAQATRGSLVGTVTDTSGGEVPGATVTITEVSTNIVATGVSNENGAYTFPNLKDGRYRVAAELAGFKKVVRENVQVDVNTTIRVDFRLEPGDLAETLTVTAESPALQTDRSDTGRIIQGEQIAAMPLGFGRNFQGMLATVPGASRPFRPHSEFFNSQDSLSSNVNGQSRLANNVMIEGIDNNQKTGLLSVIIPSAEALETVAVTTSNYDAEFGRAGGAVTNATIKSGTNQFRGSGFWFGNNEKTQATNAFVDRTLAKERQKPETLYNQFGFTFGGPIMKNKLFFFGDYVRTNDDFGRVNRYVLPTADQRAGNFSGSSVPIYDPLTGDPATGANREQFPGNVIPANRISPIAQKILAGVPLPNIQGAGSGQINYQDTTIRERRTDGFDAKINYQASTKDQMSARYSFMRPTATEPGNFSNDIGGPYQGGFIGTGVNTSWSVAGNWVRTWTNSLVMDVRTGVMSYHNEALIATIGKNTASEIGIPGANLDTYTSGMTQININQGINNNNPIAGFSASLPWNRGETTVDLSTTVTKLAGNHTIKVGGTYRHNRDYLLQTQDQGGPRGVFNFSASQTGSPANAASQTNINNPIAAFLLDRPSGAGRDLAVIQEPGTVHSAVFAFVHDKWQVSPKLTVDLGLRHEYYTPLVGIETQGGLSNYDPSTNTLRVSGYGDVGDAIGVKSNWKNFNPRLGLSYRFDDKSVARAGYGMSTIPFGDNTYAFNYPVKQNNQFNAANAFVPPTGVSMAAGFPAPVVADIPSNGIIDVGADARLRNASYAYFPSNLKEGQIHSWNVAFQREIGYNFTAEVAYVGNHGQDIIQRLNLNAGYVLGADNLGRPQFASTGRTADTIAFLPYHTDYHSMQVKVDRRFRNNFLVTNSYTLGKGESYDAGDSNGTINTPADIERSWGRTSNDRTHVFVSSFVYGLPWRTDGIVGWLVNGWQVSGLFTAQSGTALDIQMSGALLRAPGNTQRPDMNGESSIQGGIGVGKTWFDTSVFSDPAANTFGNLTRNGAGIDGPGYVNLDGSLVKRFGMGAKYGEFRVDAFNVTNSLHANNPNTTYGNAVFGQINGSYGERLVRFGLKMVF encoded by the coding sequence ATGACGATTGGGGCCTGCCTGGCGATGGCCATGGCGCTGGTCCCCACGATGACGTGGGCGCAGGCGACACGGGGCTCACTCGTAGGGACGGTGACCGACACGTCCGGCGGAGAGGTGCCCGGCGCAACGGTGACGATCACCGAAGTGAGCACCAACATCGTCGCCACGGGCGTGTCCAATGAGAACGGCGCCTACACGTTCCCGAACCTGAAGGACGGCCGATACCGCGTCGCGGCCGAACTCGCGGGGTTCAAGAAAGTGGTGCGCGAGAACGTCCAGGTGGACGTGAACACCACCATTCGCGTGGACTTCCGCCTTGAACCGGGCGATCTCGCAGAAACGCTGACGGTGACCGCGGAGTCGCCGGCCCTGCAGACCGACCGCTCCGATACCGGACGCATCATCCAGGGCGAGCAGATCGCGGCGATGCCTCTCGGCTTCGGGCGCAACTTCCAGGGGATGCTCGCGACGGTACCGGGCGCGTCGCGCCCCTTCAGGCCGCACTCGGAGTTCTTCAACTCGCAGGACTCGCTCTCCTCCAACGTCAACGGCCAGTCGCGCCTCGCCAACAACGTGATGATCGAGGGGATCGACAACAACCAGAAGACCGGGTTGCTGTCGGTCATCATCCCGTCGGCCGAAGCGCTCGAAACCGTCGCCGTGACGACGAGCAACTACGACGCCGAGTTCGGGCGCGCCGGCGGTGCGGTGACCAACGCGACGATCAAGTCCGGCACCAATCAGTTCAGGGGATCCGGCTTCTGGTTCGGCAACAACGAGAAGACGCAGGCGACCAACGCGTTCGTCGATCGCACGCTGGCCAAGGAACGGCAGAAGCCGGAGACGCTCTACAACCAGTTCGGCTTCACCTTCGGCGGGCCGATTATGAAGAACAAGTTGTTCTTCTTTGGCGACTACGTCCGGACCAACGACGATTTCGGACGCGTCAACCGGTACGTCCTGCCGACCGCCGATCAGCGCGCCGGCAACTTCAGCGGCTCCTCGGTGCCGATTTACGACCCGCTCACCGGCGATCCGGCGACGGGCGCGAACCGCGAGCAGTTCCCGGGCAACGTGATCCCGGCCAACCGGATCAGCCCGATCGCCCAGAAGATTCTCGCGGGCGTCCCACTGCCGAACATCCAGGGGGCGGGGTCCGGACAGATCAATTACCAGGACACGACGATCCGCGAGCGACGGACGGACGGCTTCGACGCGAAGATCAACTATCAAGCGTCGACGAAGGATCAGATGTCGGCCCGGTACAGCTTCATGCGGCCCACGGCCACGGAACCCGGGAACTTTTCGAACGATATTGGCGGGCCGTATCAAGGCGGCTTCATCGGCACCGGCGTGAACACGAGTTGGAGCGTTGCTGGCAACTGGGTGCGCACGTGGACCAACTCGCTCGTGATGGACGTCCGGACCGGCGTGATGAGCTATCACAACGAGGCACTCATCGCGACAATCGGCAAGAACACGGCGTCGGAGATCGGCATTCCTGGGGCGAACCTCGACACCTACACGAGCGGGATGACCCAGATCAACATTAACCAGGGAATCAACAACAACAACCCGATCGCCGGCTTCTCGGCCTCGCTGCCCTGGAATCGTGGCGAGACGACTGTGGACCTCTCCACCACGGTAACCAAGCTCGCGGGGAACCACACCATCAAGGTCGGCGGCACCTATCGGCACAACCGCGACTACCTGCTGCAGACGCAGGACCAGGGCGGGCCGCGCGGCGTGTTCAACTTCAGCGCGAGTCAGACCGGCAGCCCTGCCAACGCCGCGTCGCAGACCAACATCAACAACCCCATCGCCGCGTTCCTACTAGACCGCCCGAGCGGCGCCGGCCGTGACCTGGCCGTCATCCAGGAACCCGGCACCGTGCACTCGGCCGTGTTCGCGTTCGTGCACGACAAATGGCAGGTCTCACCAAAGCTGACCGTCGACCTGGGGTTGCGCCACGAGTACTACACGCCGCTCGTCGGCATCGAGACGCAGGGCGGTCTCTCGAACTACGATCCGTCCACAAACACCCTGCGGGTGTCTGGCTACGGCGACGTGGGCGACGCCATCGGCGTCAAGTCCAACTGGAAGAACTTCAACCCGCGGCTCGGCCTGTCGTATCGCTTCGACGACAAGTCTGTCGCGCGCGCCGGCTACGGCATGAGTACCATCCCCTTCGGCGACAACACGTACGCATTCAATTACCCGGTCAAGCAGAACAACCAGTTCAACGCCGCCAACGCCTTCGTCCCGCCGACAGGCGTGAGCATGGCGGCAGGCTTCCCGGCGCCGGTCGTGGCCGACATCCCGAGCAACGGCATCATCGATGTCGGTGCCGATGCGCGCTTGCGCAACGCCTCGTACGCCTACTTCCCCTCGAACCTGAAGGAAGGGCAGATCCACTCGTGGAACGTCGCGTTCCAGCGCGAGATCGGCTACAACTTCACGGCCGAAGTCGCGTACGTCGGCAACCATGGCCAGGACATCATCCAGCGCCTCAACCTCAACGCCGGCTACGTGCTCGGCGCCGACAACCTCGGGCGGCCGCAGTTTGCGTCCACCGGCAGGACCGCCGATACCATTGCGTTCCTGCCCTACCACACCGACTACCACTCGATGCAGGTGAAGGTCGACCGCCGGTTCCGCAACAATTTCCTGGTGACCAACTCGTACACGCTGGGTAAGGGCGAGAGCTACGACGCGGGCGACTCGAACGGCACCATCAATACGCCTGCCGACATCGAGCGGAGCTGGGGGCGCACGAGCAACGATCGTACCCACGTGTTCGTCAGCAGCTTCGTCTACGGCCTGCCCTGGCGCACGGATGGTATCGTCGGATGGCTCGTGAACGGGTGGCAGGTGTCCGGCCTCTTCACCGCGCAGAGCGGTACGGCCCTTGACATCCAGATGAGCGGGGCGCTCCTGCGCGCGCCGGGGAACACCCAGCGGCCGGACATGAACGGGGAATCCTCCATTCAGGGGGGCATCGGCGTGGGGAAGACCTGGTTCGACACGAGCGTGTTCAGCGATCCGGCGGCCAACACGTTCGGCAACCTGACGCGCAATGGCGCGGGGATCGACGGGCCCGGGTATGTGAACCTCGACGGCTCGCTCGTGAAGCGGTTCGGGATGGGGGCGAAGTACGGCGAGTTCCGCGTGGACGCGTTCAACGTGACCAACTCGCTCCACGCCAACAACCCGAACACCACGTATGGCAATGCGGTCTTCGGACAGATCAACGGGTCCTACGGCGAACGCCTCGTCCGGTTCGGCCTGAAGATGGTGTTCTAG
- a CDS encoding outer membrane beta-barrel protein yields MDHFPSGGLVYFLSGARILARLERGARVEVLERLEGDWWRVRAGDPPVVGYVHRLVLSPGEPAVPGPPLRPLPPPPPAQDAAPADQAPKKPGPGGIGFAGVGLFAPDARDSFDAVGITGNLLAFGGGVEATRVYRQLFVRGSVDWSGETGERVFLDDAGGRYPLGIPLDIRMVPIDFTAGWRFDGAPGTRRRVVPYIGGGAGVLLYRESDEFEEEDETVDDTFASYHVLGGVDVYLQPRFAIRAEFRYRAVPGALGDSGVSAVTGDTSLGGAVFFVGGCVRPIGRSGMPKMLEC; encoded by the coding sequence GTGGATCATTTTCCGAGCGGCGGACTGGTCTACTTTCTGAGCGGCGCCCGCATCCTGGCGCGGTTGGAACGCGGCGCAAGGGTCGAGGTCCTCGAGCGCCTGGAGGGCGACTGGTGGCGCGTCCGGGCTGGCGACCCTCCGGTCGTGGGATACGTCCATCGACTCGTGCTTTCGCCAGGTGAGCCGGCCGTCCCCGGGCCGCCTTTGCGGCCGCTGCCACCGCCTCCGCCTGCGCAGGACGCGGCGCCGGCAGACCAGGCGCCCAAGAAGCCTGGGCCGGGTGGCATCGGGTTTGCCGGCGTCGGGTTGTTCGCGCCTGATGCCCGCGACTCGTTCGACGCCGTCGGCATCACGGGCAATCTGCTGGCATTCGGTGGCGGCGTCGAGGCGACGCGTGTCTATCGGCAGCTCTTCGTTCGCGGGTCAGTCGACTGGTCGGGCGAGACTGGCGAGCGGGTCTTTCTCGACGATGCAGGAGGGCGATACCCGCTCGGGATTCCATTGGACATCCGGATGGTGCCGATCGACTTCACGGCCGGCTGGCGATTCGACGGTGCCCCGGGTACGCGGCGGCGCGTGGTGCCGTACATCGGCGGTGGCGCGGGCGTCCTGCTCTACCGCGAGTCCGACGAGTTCGAAGAAGAGGATGAGACCGTCGACGACACATTCGCGTCGTATCACGTCCTCGGCGGCGTGGACGTCTACCTGCAGCCGCGCTTCGCCATCCGCGCCGAGTTCCGCTACCGCGCCGTGCCCGGCGCCCTCGGCGACAGCGGCGTCTCGGCCGTCACCGGTGACACATCGCTCGGCGGCGCGGTCTTCTTCGTCGGGGGTTGCGTTCGGCCGATAGGTCGGTCAGGTATGCCGAAAATGCTGGAATGCTGA
- the istB gene encoding IS21-like element helper ATPase IstB: MSTPAITRDLIVGHTRALKLPGVARSFEALARQAQAAHWPYEDYLHEVLNAEHTSRHESVIRQRLREARFPEVKTLETFDFATAEGVHAAQIHTLARGEWVTRPENLILAGPIGTGKTHLAIALGVEATRQKRRVLFTRAADLVRQLLEARDARELARLQRRLLTQDVLIIDELGFVPFDRVGGELLFNLIADRYERRATVVTTNLAFAEWVTVFAGDEKLTTALLDRLAHHATVITTKGKSYRMKKRRTSAD; the protein is encoded by the coding sequence ATGAGCACGCCCGCGATCACGCGCGACCTGATCGTCGGCCACACGCGCGCGCTCAAACTCCCGGGCGTGGCCCGCAGCTTTGAAGCGCTGGCGCGTCAGGCGCAGGCCGCGCACTGGCCCTACGAGGACTACCTGCACGAGGTACTCAACGCCGAGCACACCTCGCGCCACGAGTCGGTGATCCGCCAGCGGCTGCGCGAGGCCCGCTTCCCGGAGGTCAAGACGCTCGAGACCTTTGACTTTGCGACGGCCGAGGGGGTCCACGCCGCGCAGATCCACACGCTCGCCCGTGGGGAGTGGGTCACGCGCCCCGAGAACCTGATCCTCGCGGGCCCGATCGGCACGGGCAAGACGCACCTCGCGATCGCGCTCGGCGTCGAAGCGACGCGGCAGAAGCGGCGCGTGCTCTTTACGCGCGCCGCCGATCTGGTACGTCAGCTCCTCGAAGCGCGTGATGCGCGCGAGCTCGCACGGCTGCAGCGACGCCTGCTCACCCAGGACGTCCTGATCATCGACGAACTGGGCTTCGTCCCGTTTGATCGGGTCGGCGGCGAACTGCTCTTCAATCTGATCGCCGATCGCTATGAGCGGCGCGCGACGGTGGTGACCACGAACCTCGCGTTTGCCGAGTGGGTCACGGTCTTTGCCGGCGACGAGAAGCTGACGACCGCGCTGCTCGATCGTCTGGCGCATCACGCCACGGTGATCACGACCAAGGGCAAGAGCTACCGCATGAAGAAACGGCGGACCAGCGCCGACTGA